A single region of the Polymorphum gilvum SL003B-26A1 genome encodes:
- a CDS encoding class I SAM-dependent methyltransferase, giving the protein MPSPALFDRSLLAARRTRALRAARAGSDFLLAAVAEDLADRLSTITRVFGHAVDLGGHTGHVAALLRASGKAETVLRGDLFVADPSLPPPDFVFDDALLPLADASVGLVVSALSLHFVNDLPGTLIQIRRALRPDGLFLGALLGGDTLSELRDVLMRAELESSGGAAPRVAPFADTRDLGTLLQRAGFALPVTDADRITVRYASLFDLMADLRAMGATSALTERSRKPLARSVFLRAAELYAQDHADPDGRIRATFQVVSLLGWAPHESQQKPLRPGSAKMRLADALGVAGGAPAGRKKD; this is encoded by the coding sequence ATGCCCAGCCCCGCCCTCTTCGACCGGAGCCTCCTTGCGGCCAGGAGGACCCGCGCGCTTCGTGCGGCGCGCGCCGGCTCGGACTTCCTGCTCGCCGCCGTCGCCGAGGACCTTGCCGACCGGCTTTCGACCATCACGCGCGTCTTCGGGCATGCCGTCGACCTCGGTGGCCACACCGGCCATGTCGCCGCGCTGCTGCGTGCCAGCGGCAAGGCGGAAACCGTGCTGCGCGGCGACCTGTTCGTCGCCGATCCGTCCCTGCCGCCGCCGGACTTCGTCTTCGACGACGCGCTCCTGCCGCTTGCCGACGCATCCGTCGGCCTCGTCGTGTCCGCCTTGTCGCTCCACTTCGTCAACGACCTGCCCGGCACGCTGATCCAGATCCGTCGCGCGCTCAGGCCGGACGGGCTGTTCCTCGGCGCCCTGCTCGGCGGCGACACCTTGTCGGAACTGCGCGACGTGCTGATGCGCGCCGAGCTGGAGAGCTCCGGCGGCGCCGCACCCCGTGTCGCGCCCTTCGCCGACACGCGCGACCTCGGCACGCTGCTGCAGCGCGCCGGCTTCGCCCTGCCGGTCACCGACGCCGATCGCATCACCGTCCGCTATGCCAGCCTGTTCGACCTGATGGCCGACCTGCGCGCGATGGGCGCCACCTCGGCGCTGACGGAGCGCAGCCGCAAGCCGCTCGCCCGCTCGGTGTTCCTGCGCGCGGCCGAACTCTACGCGCAGGACCACGCCGACCCCGACGGCCGCATCCGGGCGACCTTCCAGGTCGTCTCGCTGCTCGGCTGGGCACCGCACGAAAGCCAGCAGAAGCCGCTGCGGCCCGGCTCGGCGAAGATGCGCCTCGCCGACGCGCTCGGCGTCGCCGGAGGCGCCCCGGCCGGCAGGAAAAAGGACTGA
- a CDS encoding ComF family protein, protein MTSRIVLNGFTRLAAQACGAALDLLLPPRCLACERTIAEPGGLCAVCWADMPWLEAPRCARLGTPFSHDLGAGALSPRAIAEPPLFDRARAAALYKGPARDLVLTLKFGGRRETAGAMGRWMAFAGHELIEPGTLLVPVPLHRVRLWQRRFNQAALLADAVARQSGADAGLLVLERVRRTRQQVGLDARERQKNVRGAFRLRAGAEAQVAGRPVVLVDDVLTTGSTVTACARVLKAAGAAGVDVLTFAVADPVTGDR, encoded by the coding sequence ATGACGTCCAGGATCGTCCTGAACGGCTTCACGCGGCTGGCAGCGCAGGCCTGCGGCGCGGCGCTCGACCTGCTGCTGCCGCCTCGTTGCCTCGCCTGCGAGCGGACCATCGCCGAGCCCGGCGGGCTGTGCGCGGTGTGCTGGGCGGACATGCCCTGGCTGGAGGCGCCGCGCTGCGCCCGGCTCGGTACGCCGTTCTCTCACGACCTCGGCGCCGGGGCGCTCAGCCCGCGCGCCATCGCCGAGCCGCCCCTGTTCGACCGGGCCCGTGCCGCGGCCCTCTACAAGGGGCCGGCGCGCGACCTCGTGCTGACGCTGAAGTTCGGCGGCCGGCGCGAGACCGCCGGGGCGATGGGTCGCTGGATGGCGTTCGCCGGACACGAACTGATCGAACCCGGTACGCTGCTGGTGCCCGTTCCGCTGCACCGGGTCCGGCTGTGGCAGCGCCGGTTCAACCAAGCGGCCTTGCTGGCCGATGCGGTTGCCCGCCAGAGCGGCGCCGACGCGGGGCTGCTGGTGCTGGAGCGGGTGCGGCGCACGCGCCAGCAGGTCGGGCTCGACGCCAGGGAGCGGCAGAAGAACGTGCGGGGTGCGTTCCGCTTGCGCGCGGGCGCCGAGGCGCAGGTCGCAGGCCGGCCGGTAGTGCTGGTCGACGACGTGCTGACGACCGGCTCGACGGTAACCGCCTGTGCCCGGGTGCTGAAGGCGGCGGGGGCTGCCGGCGTCGACGTGCTGACCTTCGCCGTTGCCGATCCGGTAACCGGCGACCGGTAG
- the grxC gene encoding glutaredoxin 3, translating to MFGPKHSTREFYVVEVTIYTRQFCGYCTAAKRLLDAKGVAYTEHDATYDPALRQEMMRRANGRSTFPQIFIGATHVGGCDDLHALERAGKLDLLLAA from the coding sequence ATGTTCGGCCCAAAGCATTCGACGCGGGAGTTCTACGTGGTTGAAGTGACGATCTATACGCGCCAGTTCTGCGGCTACTGCACGGCCGCCAAGCGGCTGCTGGACGCCAAGGGCGTCGCCTACACGGAGCATGACGCGACCTACGATCCGGCGCTGCGCCAGGAAATGATGCGCCGGGCCAACGGTCGTTCGACCTTTCCGCAGATCTTCATCGGCGCGACCCATGTCGGCGGCTGCGACGACCTGCATGCGCTGGAGCGCGCCGGCAAGCTCGACCTGCTGCTCGCGGCCTGA
- a CDS encoding carbon-nitrogen hydrolase family protein translates to MTAFTAACIQMRSGRSVADNIAQAEGLIREAAAKGAHYVQTPEMTNILERTRADLFAKITDEAGDPTLARFRALAQDLGIWLHAGSLAIRLDGEQVANRAFLIAPDGGVRARYDKIHMFDVDLPNGESWRESATYRPGTQSVVADLPWLRMGLAVCYDVRFPAIFRSQARQGAQMLTMPAAFTRQTGQAHWHVLQRSRAIENGAFVVSAAQGGRHEDGRETYGHSLIVGPWGEVLAEADHDEPGIALAEIRPEEAAAARQRIPAIANERDFVLARAEEALP, encoded by the coding sequence ATGACCGCCTTCACCGCCGCCTGCATCCAGATGCGCTCGGGACGCAGCGTCGCCGACAACATCGCCCAGGCCGAGGGCCTGATCCGCGAGGCGGCCGCTAAGGGTGCGCACTACGTCCAGACGCCCGAGATGACCAACATCCTGGAGCGGACGCGGGCGGACCTGTTCGCCAAGATCACCGACGAGGCGGGCGACCCGACGCTGGCGCGCTTCCGCGCCCTGGCGCAGGACCTCGGCATCTGGCTGCACGCCGGCTCGCTGGCGATCCGCCTCGACGGCGAGCAGGTCGCCAACCGGGCGTTCCTGATCGCGCCGGATGGCGGCGTGCGCGCGCGCTACGACAAGATCCACATGTTCGACGTCGACCTGCCCAACGGCGAGAGCTGGCGCGAATCGGCGACCTACCGCCCGGGCACGCAGAGCGTCGTCGCCGACCTGCCGTGGCTCAGAATGGGCCTGGCGGTGTGCTACGACGTGCGGTTCCCGGCGATCTTCCGCAGCCAGGCGCGCCAGGGCGCGCAGATGCTGACCATGCCCGCGGCGTTCACGCGCCAGACCGGCCAGGCGCACTGGCATGTGCTGCAGCGCTCGCGGGCGATTGAGAACGGCGCCTTCGTCGTCTCGGCGGCCCAGGGCGGCCGGCACGAGGACGGACGCGAGACCTACGGCCACAGCCTGATCGTCGGTCCCTGGGGGGAGGTGCTGGCCGAGGCCGACCACGACGAGCCGGGCATCGCCCTGGCCGAGATCCGGCCGGAGGAAGCGGCGGCGGCGCGCCAGCGCATCCCGGCGATTGCCAACGAGCGTGATTTCGTGCTGGCCCGGGCGGAGGAGGCGCTGCCGTGA
- a CDS encoding DUF1178 family protein, giving the protein MIRYALQCDKAHGFEAWFRNSQDCETQLGRGLVSCPLCGSRAVEKTLMAPAVATAGRRAETEVPAREAAALIAEDARHADLVARLKDLRAQILTEADYVGTAFAEEARKIHYGEADRRSIYGETPLDEARALAEEGIGILPLPVLPEDRN; this is encoded by the coding sequence GTGATCCGCTACGCGCTCCAGTGCGACAAGGCGCACGGGTTCGAGGCCTGGTTCCGCAATTCGCAGGATTGCGAGACCCAGCTCGGGCGCGGGCTGGTGAGTTGTCCGCTGTGCGGCTCGAGGGCGGTGGAGAAGACGCTGATGGCGCCGGCGGTGGCGACCGCGGGTAGGCGCGCCGAGACCGAGGTGCCGGCGCGCGAGGCGGCGGCGCTGATTGCGGAGGACGCCCGCCACGCTGACCTGGTCGCGCGGCTGAAGGATCTGCGTGCGCAGATCCTGACCGAGGCCGACTATGTCGGCACCGCCTTCGCCGAGGAAGCGCGCAAGATTCACTATGGCGAGGCGGACCGGCGCAGCATCTACGGCGAGACACCGCTCGACGAGGCGAGGGCGCTGGCGGAGGAGGGCATCGGCATCCTGCCGCTGCCCGTTCTGCCCGAGGACCGCAACTAG
- a CDS encoding PHA/PHB synthase family protein encodes MDNKTETPASLANPFAAFLPGQHMPEFRHLFPEHSGDSHSVTAFAEVLDRATRAAVARTTSGVSPTALAEAYIDWLLHLAMLPGKQARLAEKAMRKLLRFSRFMATCAMTAGDGEPCIEPLPQDRRFDHPGWRRYPFNVLSQGFLLTQQWWYNAMTGVRGVTAHHERVIDFTTRQLLDVVSPSNFPWTNPEVIEASLREGGLNFVRGFYNFLEDVERQSGSHPPVGAEKFRPGEAVAVTPGKVVYRNRLIELIQYEPTTPGVRPEPVLIVPAWIMKYYILDLSPHNSLVRHLVAQGYTVFMISWRNPGPQERDLGMDDYRKLGVEAALDAALAITGAKRAHATGYCLGGTLLSIAAAGLMHRGDRRLASLSLFAAQTDFTEAGELTLFIDESEVSFLEDMMWEQGFLDTRQMAGAFQLLRSKDLIWSRMVREYMLGERAPMYDLMAWNADGTRMPYKMHSEYLRQLFLHNDFAEGRYKVDGVAVSVEDIQAPFFAVGTEHDHVAPWRSVFKITHLADSEVTFVLTAGGHNAGIVSEPGHKNRHYRIMTSPEHDGFIDADTWLEKATYSEGSWWEAWTDWLDRHSGAPVPPPPMGREDKGYAALAAAPGSYVLMD; translated from the coding sequence ATGGACAACAAGACCGAGACGCCTGCGAGCCTCGCCAATCCGTTCGCGGCGTTCCTGCCCGGCCAGCACATGCCGGAGTTCCGGCACCTGTTTCCCGAGCACTCCGGCGACAGCCATTCGGTGACGGCCTTCGCCGAGGTCCTCGACCGGGCGACCCGCGCCGCGGTGGCGCGCACGACCTCCGGCGTGTCGCCGACCGCGTTGGCCGAGGCCTATATCGACTGGCTGCTGCACCTTGCCATGCTGCCGGGCAAGCAGGCGCGGCTGGCGGAAAAGGCGATGCGCAAGCTGCTGCGCTTCTCGCGCTTCATGGCCACCTGCGCGATGACCGCCGGCGACGGCGAGCCCTGCATCGAGCCGCTGCCGCAGGACCGGCGCTTCGACCATCCGGGCTGGCGGCGCTATCCGTTCAACGTGCTGTCGCAGGGTTTCCTGCTGACCCAGCAGTGGTGGTACAACGCGATGACCGGCGTGCGCGGCGTGACCGCGCATCACGAGCGGGTCATCGACTTCACCACGCGCCAGCTGCTCGACGTCGTGTCGCCGTCGAACTTCCCCTGGACCAACCCGGAAGTGATCGAGGCGAGCCTGCGCGAGGGCGGGCTCAACTTCGTGCGCGGGTTCTACAATTTCCTGGAGGACGTCGAGCGCCAGAGCGGCAGCCATCCGCCGGTCGGCGCCGAGAAGTTCCGCCCCGGCGAGGCGGTTGCGGTCACGCCGGGCAAGGTGGTCTACCGCAACCGGCTGATCGAACTGATCCAGTACGAGCCGACCACGCCGGGCGTGCGCCCCGAGCCGGTGCTGATCGTGCCGGCGTGGATCATGAAATACTACATCCTCGACCTGTCGCCGCACAATTCGCTGGTCAGGCACCTGGTCGCCCAGGGCTACACGGTGTTCATGATCTCCTGGCGCAATCCGGGACCGCAGGAGCGCGACCTCGGCATGGACGACTACCGCAAGCTCGGCGTCGAGGCGGCGCTGGACGCCGCACTCGCGATCACTGGCGCGAAGAGGGCGCATGCGACGGGCTACTGCCTCGGCGGCACGCTGCTGTCGATCGCCGCCGCCGGCCTGATGCACCGGGGCGACCGCCGGCTGGCCAGCCTGTCGCTGTTCGCCGCCCAGACCGACTTCACCGAGGCCGGCGAACTGACGCTGTTCATCGACGAGAGCGAGGTGTCGTTCCTGGAGGACATGATGTGGGAGCAGGGCTTCCTGGACACACGCCAGATGGCGGGCGCGTTCCAGCTGCTGCGCTCGAAGGACCTGATCTGGTCGCGCATGGTGCGCGAATACATGCTCGGCGAGCGCGCGCCGATGTACGACCTGATGGCCTGGAACGCCGACGGCACGCGCATGCCCTACAAGATGCATTCGGAATACCTGCGCCAGCTGTTCCTGCACAACGACTTCGCCGAGGGCCGCTACAAGGTCGACGGCGTCGCGGTGTCGGTGGAGGACATCCAGGCGCCGTTCTTCGCCGTCGGCACGGAGCACGACCACGTCGCGCCGTGGCGCTCGGTGTTCAAGATCACCCACCTCGCCGACAGCGAGGTCACCTTCGTGCTGACGGCGGGCGGACACAATGCCGGCATCGTCAGCGAGCCGGGGCACAAGAACCGCCACTACCGGATCATGACCAGCCCGGAACACGACGGCTTCATCGATGCCGACACCTGGCTGGAGAAGGCGACCTACAGCGAGGGCTCGTGGTGGGAGGCCTGGACCGACTGGCTCGATCGGCATTCCGGCGCGCCGGTGCCGCCGCCCCCGATGGGTCGCGAGGACAAGGGCTACGCCGCTCTGGCGGCGGCGCCGGGCAGCTACGTGCTGATGGACTGA
- a CDS encoding alpha/beta fold hydrolase has translation MDPIVFIPGLLCTETLYAPQIVAFADRPLMVADHRRHDTIAAIAEDILAQAPQRFALVGLSMGGYIAMEILRVAPERVARLALLDTSARPDAPEQGERRRVLMDLADKGRFSKVPHLLYPGLVDAGREHDEDLKAVVVEMAMETGPEAFVRQQRAIMARVDARPRLGEIGCPTLVLVGAGDTLTPPHLAQEMHEAIPASRMAVIPGCGHLSTLEAPGAVTAELTAWLGA, from the coding sequence ATGGATCCGATCGTCTTCATTCCCGGCCTGCTGTGCACGGAAACGCTCTACGCACCGCAGATCGTCGCCTTCGCCGACCGGCCGCTGATGGTCGCCGATCACCGGCGCCACGACACCATCGCCGCGATCGCCGAAGACATCCTCGCGCAGGCGCCGCAGCGCTTCGCGCTCGTCGGCCTGTCGATGGGCGGCTACATCGCCATGGAGATCCTGCGCGTCGCGCCCGAACGGGTCGCGCGCCTCGCCCTGCTCGACACCAGCGCCCGCCCGGATGCGCCCGAGCAGGGCGAGCGCCGCCGCGTGCTGATGGACCTCGCCGACAAGGGCCGTTTCTCGAAGGTGCCGCACCTGCTCTATCCGGGCCTGGTCGACGCCGGCCGCGAGCATGACGAGGACCTGAAGGCTGTCGTAGTCGAGATGGCGATGGAAACCGGACCGGAGGCCTTCGTCCGCCAGCAGCGGGCGATCATGGCACGCGTCGACGCGCGACCGCGCCTCGGCGAGATCGGCTGCCCGACGCTGGTGCTGGTCGGCGCCGGCGACACGCTGACGCCGCCGCATCTGGCGCAGGAGATGCACGAGGCGATCCCGGCGAGCCGCATGGCGGTGATCCCCGGCTGCGGCCACCTGTCGACGCTGGAGGCGCCCGGCGCGGTGACCGCCGAGCTGACGGCCTGGCTCGGCGCCTGA
- the ubiG gene encoding bifunctional 2-polyprenyl-6-hydroxyphenol methylase/3-demethylubiquinol 3-O-methyltransferase UbiG has product MTDQHQTGGTVDEQEVARFSAMAAEWWDPTGKFKPLHKFSPVRLGYIKEQVCARFGRDPKAPDAFKGLRFLDIGCGGGLLCEPMARLGAEVVGADPSTVNIEVARLHAAQSGLAIDYRAETAERLAAAGETFDVVLNMEVVEHVADVPLFLSEVARMVRPGGLMVVATINRTLKAYALAIVGAEYVLRWLPKGTHSYDRLVRPEEIEGPLAAAGLTVVDRTGVTYNPLLDSWSRSRDMDVNYMLLAERPKAG; this is encoded by the coding sequence ATGACCGACCAGCACCAGACCGGCGGCACCGTGGACGAGCAGGAGGTCGCGCGCTTCTCCGCGATGGCGGCCGAGTGGTGGGACCCGACCGGCAAGTTCAAGCCGCTGCACAAGTTCAGCCCCGTCCGCCTCGGCTACATCAAGGAACAGGTCTGCGCCCGCTTCGGCCGCGATCCGAAAGCGCCGGACGCCTTCAAGGGCCTGCGCTTCCTCGATATCGGCTGCGGCGGCGGACTGTTGTGCGAACCCATGGCCCGCCTCGGCGCCGAGGTGGTCGGCGCCGATCCCTCGACCGTCAACATCGAGGTCGCCCGCCTGCACGCCGCCCAGTCCGGCCTTGCGATCGACTACCGGGCCGAGACCGCCGAACGGCTCGCAGCCGCCGGCGAGACCTTCGACGTCGTGCTCAACATGGAGGTGGTCGAGCATGTCGCCGACGTGCCGCTGTTCCTCTCCGAGGTCGCGCGCATGGTCCGCCCGGGCGGACTGATGGTCGTCGCCACCATCAACCGCACGCTGAAGGCCTATGCGCTGGCGATCGTCGGCGCCGAATACGTTCTGCGCTGGCTGCCGAAGGGCACCCACTCCTACGACAGGCTGGTCCGTCCGGAAGAGATCGAGGGCCCGCTTGCGGCCGCCGGCCTGACCGTCGTCGACCGCACCGGCGTCACCTACAATCCGCTCCTGGACAGCTGGAGTCGCTCGCGCGACATGGACGTCAACTACATGCTGCTCGCCGAGCGGCCGAAAGCCGGTTGA
- a CDS encoding aspartate kinase: MARLVMKFGGTSVADLDRIRNVARHVKREVDAGHEVAVVVSAMAGQTNTLVGYCRDAAPLHDAREYDAVVASGEQVTSGLLAIALQEMGVNARSWQGWQIPIRTDESHGAARIREIDGAVLIERLKQGQVAVVAGFQGLAPDNRISTLGRGGSDTSAVAIAAAIQADRCDIYTDVDGVYTTDPRIVPKARRLDRIAFEEMLEMASLGAKVLQVRSVEMAMVHGVRTFVRSSFDDPDAPQTGKDGLPPGTLICDEDELVEQQVVTGIAFAKDEAQISIRNVADKPGVAASVFGPLSDANINVDMIVQNISPDGKTTDITFTVPESEYDRALKVLEDRREAIGFAALEGARDVVKVSVIGIGMRSHAGVAAQCFRGLAEKGINIRAITTSEIKISVLIDSAYTELAVRTLHSLYGLDG; the protein is encoded by the coding sequence ATGGCCCGACTGGTTATGAAATTCGGCGGCACGTCCGTCGCAGACCTTGATCGCATCCGCAATGTCGCCCGTCACGTCAAACGGGAAGTCGATGCCGGCCACGAAGTCGCCGTCGTCGTGTCGGCGATGGCCGGGCAGACCAATACGCTGGTGGGCTACTGCCGGGATGCGGCGCCGCTGCACGATGCGCGCGAATATGACGCGGTCGTCGCTTCCGGCGAGCAGGTGACCTCCGGCCTGCTGGCGATCGCGCTGCAGGAAATGGGCGTCAACGCCCGCTCCTGGCAGGGCTGGCAGATCCCGATCAGGACCGACGAGAGCCACGGCGCGGCGCGCATCCGCGAGATTGACGGCGCGGTGCTGATCGAGCGCCTGAAGCAGGGTCAGGTGGCGGTGGTCGCCGGCTTCCAGGGCCTGGCGCCGGACAACCGCATCTCGACGCTCGGCCGCGGCGGCTCCGACACCAGCGCGGTGGCGATCGCGGCGGCGATCCAGGCCGACCGCTGCGACATCTACACCGACGTCGACGGCGTCTACACGACCGACCCGCGCATCGTTCCGAAGGCGCGCCGGCTCGACCGCATCGCCTTCGAGGAAATGCTCGAGATGGCCTCGCTCGGGGCGAAAGTGCTGCAGGTGCGCTCGGTCGAGATGGCGATGGTGCACGGCGTGCGGACCTTCGTGCGTTCAAGCTTCGACGATCCCGACGCCCCCCAGACGGGCAAGGATGGCCTTCCCCCCGGAACCCTTATCTGCGACGAGGACGAACTCGTGGAACAGCAAGTCGTGACCGGCATCGCCTTCGCGAAGGACGAGGCCCAGATTTCCATCCGCAACGTCGCCGACAAGCCGGGCGTCGCCGCTTCCGTGTTCGGCCCGCTCTCCGACGCCAACATCAACGTCGACATGATCGTCCAGAACATCTCGCCGGACGGCAAGACGACGGACATCACCTTCACCGTGCCGGAGTCCGAATACGACCGAGCCCTCAAGGTGCTCGAGGACCGGCGCGAGGCGATCGGCTTCGCGGCGCTGGAAGGCGCGCGCGACGTCGTCAAGGTGTCGGTGATCGGCATCGGCATGCGCTCGCATGCGGGCGTCGCGGCGCAGTGCTTCCGCGGCCTGGCGGAGAAGGGCATCAACATCCGGGCGATCACCACTTCCGAGATCAAGATTTCGGTGCTGATCGATTCCGCGTACACGGAACTTGCGGTCCGGACTCTGCATTCGCTATACGGTCTGGACGGATAG
- the ptsP gene encoding phosphoenolpyruvate--protein phosphotransferase has product MRSNLAGPRLLLRRLREVMAEPINAQERLDKIVVLIAANVVAEVCSVYILRADGVLELYATEGLKREAVHQASLRVGQGLVGLIAAEARPLNLPNARAHPAFAYLPETGEEAYNSFLGVPILRAGRTLGVLVVQNQSHRTYYEDEVEALQTTAMVIAEMVAAGELEAIAKPGTALDLSRPIRFHGVGLADGVGLGHVVLHEPRVVVTNLIAEDSDHEKTRLEGAINRLRLSIDGLLSSGDVAQMGEHRDVLEAYRMFAYDRGWIRKIEEAIRNGLTAEAAVEKVQSDMRARMLRQTDPYLRERLHDLDDLAHRLIRELMGRQHGPTTSDLPQDAIIVARTMGAAELLDYGRDRIRALVLEEGGPTSHVTIVARALGIATVSQVQDIVSLADAGDAIIVDGDAGEVYLRPAADVQQAYGEKVRFRARRQAQYRRLRNKPSVTKDGVEIRLLMNAGLLVDLPHIAEAGAAGVGLFRTELQFMVASSFPRMSEQLSQYAQVLDAVGGRPVTFRSLDIGGDKVLPYLRSIQEENPAMGWRALRLGLDRPGLLRTQVRALLRAAVGRELKLMFPMVSHVEEFIKARELVERELKHSRRHGHPVPETIRLGVMVEVPSLLFQLDELMTEVDFISIGSNDLFQFFCAVDRGNTRVADRFDTLGVGFLRALKLILDAANRAHVPVTLCGEIAGRPLEAMALIGLGFRDLSMSPASLGPVKAMLRSLDAGRLSARLLPRLEPGHPDRDVRAFLRQFAAEQDVAL; this is encoded by the coding sequence ATGCGCAGCAACCTGGCCGGTCCGCGCCTGCTGCTCCGCCGGCTTCGCGAAGTCATGGCGGAGCCGATCAACGCGCAGGAACGGCTCGACAAGATCGTGGTTCTGATCGCGGCCAACGTGGTCGCGGAAGTGTGTTCGGTGTACATCCTGCGCGCCGACGGCGTGCTCGAACTCTACGCCACTGAAGGCCTCAAGCGGGAAGCCGTGCACCAGGCCTCGCTGCGGGTCGGCCAGGGTCTGGTCGGCCTGATCGCGGCCGAGGCCCGGCCGCTGAACCTGCCCAACGCGCGCGCCCATCCCGCCTTCGCCTACCTGCCGGAGACCGGCGAGGAAGCCTACAATTCGTTCCTCGGCGTGCCGATCCTGCGCGCCGGCCGCACCCTCGGCGTGCTGGTCGTGCAGAACCAGTCGCACCGCACCTACTACGAGGACGAGGTCGAGGCGCTGCAGACCACCGCTATGGTGATCGCGGAGATGGTCGCCGCCGGCGAGCTGGAAGCCATCGCCAAGCCCGGCACCGCGCTCGACCTGTCGCGGCCGATCCGCTTCCACGGCGTGGGGCTGGCCGATGGCGTCGGCCTCGGCCACGTCGTGCTGCACGAGCCGAGAGTCGTCGTCACCAATCTGATCGCCGAGGACAGCGACCACGAGAAGACGCGGCTGGAAGGGGCGATCAACCGGCTGCGGCTGTCGATCGACGGCCTGCTGTCGAGCGGCGACGTGGCGCAGATGGGCGAGCACCGGGACGTGCTGGAAGCCTACCGCATGTTCGCCTACGACCGCGGCTGGATCCGCAAGATCGAGGAGGCGATCCGCAACGGCCTCACCGCCGAGGCGGCGGTGGAGAAGGTGCAGAGCGACATGCGCGCGCGCATGCTGCGCCAGACCGATCCCTACCTGCGCGAGCGGCTGCACGACCTCGACGACCTGGCGCACCGGCTGATCCGCGAGCTGATGGGCCGCCAGCACGGACCGACGACCTCGGACCTGCCGCAGGACGCCATCATCGTCGCGCGCACCATGGGTGCGGCCGAACTGCTCGACTACGGCCGAGACCGCATCCGCGCCCTGGTGCTGGAAGAAGGCGGGCCGACCAGCCACGTCACCATCGTGGCGCGGGCGCTGGGCATCGCCACTGTCAGCCAGGTGCAGGACATCGTCAGCCTGGCGGACGCGGGCGACGCCATCATCGTCGACGGCGACGCCGGCGAAGTCTATCTGCGCCCGGCTGCCGACGTGCAGCAGGCCTACGGCGAGAAGGTCCGCTTCCGGGCGCGCCGGCAGGCGCAGTACCGGCGCCTGCGCAACAAACCGTCGGTGACCAAGGACGGCGTCGAGATCCGCCTGCTGATGAATGCCGGCCTGCTGGTCGACCTGCCGCATATCGCCGAGGCGGGCGCGGCAGGCGTTGGCCTGTTCCGTACCGAGCTGCAGTTCATGGTCGCCTCGTCGTTCCCGCGCATGAGCGAACAGTTGTCCCAGTACGCCCAGGTGCTGGACGCGGTCGGCGGCAGGCCGGTGACCTTCCGCTCGCTCGACATCGGTGGCGACAAGGTGCTGCCCTACCTGCGCTCGATCCAGGAGGAGAACCCGGCCATGGGCTGGCGCGCGCTGCGCCTGGGGCTCGACCGGCCGGGCCTGCTGCGCACCCAGGTGCGCGCGCTGCTTCGCGCCGCGGTCGGGCGGGAGCTGAAGCTCATGTTCCCGATGGTCTCCCACGTGGAGGAGTTCATCAAGGCGCGCGAACTGGTCGAGCGCGAACTGAAGCATTCGCGCCGGCACGGCCATCCGGTGCCCGAGACGATCCGCCTCGGCGTCATGGTCGAAGTCCCCTCGCTGCTGTTCCAGCTCGACGAGCTGATGACGGAGGTCGACTTTATTTCGATCGGCTCGAACGACCTGTTCCAGTTCTTCTGCGCGGTCGACCGCGGCAACACCCGCGTCGCCGACCGCTTCGACACGCTCGGCGTCGGCTTCCTGAGGGCGCTGAAGCTGATCCTCGACGCGGCCAACCGCGCCCATGTCCCGGTCACGCTGTGCGGCGAGATCGCCGGCCGGCCGCTGGAGGCCATGGCCCTGATCGGCCTCGGCTTCCGCGACCTGTCGATGTCGCCGGCCTCGCTCGGGCCGGTCAAGGCGATGCTGCGCAGCCTCGACGCGGGCCGGTTGTCGGCGCGCCTGCTGCCGCGCCTGGAGCCGGGCCATCCGGACCGAGACGTGCGCGCCTTCCTGCGCCAGTTCGCCGCCGAGCAGGACGTCGCGCTCTAG